Proteins encoded by one window of Nasonia vitripennis strain AsymCx chromosome 5, Nvit_psr_1.1, whole genome shotgun sequence:
- the LOC100123100 gene encoding kinesin heavy chain isoform X7, translated as MASEAAPQREIAAEDSIKVVCRFRPLNDSEEKAGSKFVVKFPSGGDENCISIGGKVYLFDKVFKPNATQDKVYNEAAKSIVTDVLAGYNGTIFAYGQTSSGKTHTMEGVIGDPHKQGIIPRIVNDIFNHIYGMEENLEFHIKVSYFEIYMDKIRDLLDVSKVNLSVHEDKNRVPFVKGATERFVSSPEEVFEVIEEGKSNRHIAVTNMNEHSSRSHSVFLINVKQENLENQKKLSGKLYLVDLAGSEKVSKTGAEGTVLDEAKNINKSLSALGNVISALADGNKTHIPYRDSKLTRILQESLGGNARTTIIICCSPASFNESETKSTLDFGKRAKTIKNVVCVNEELTAEEWKRRYEREKEKAARLRGKVEKLESELSRWRQGETVKPEEQVSLQDGPDVTTPVAPVVEAKLLGIPVKLDDGPIPATPGGGLMAGSLSNEERQKLEEERERLYQQLDDKDEEINQQSQFVEKLKEQMEEQEELIASARRDYEQLQQEMNRIQQENESAKEEVKEVLQALEELAVNYDQKSQEVEVKNMEHEALTEELLAKQAALNSTASELQQLRDMSAHQRKRIAEMLTNLLKDLGEIGVAIGGDENLKVLPDSNGKLEEEFTVARLYISKMKSEVKNLVQRCQGLESSQSDCNKKVSEYEKELGECRLLISQHEARMQTLQEAMKEADARKRALEEDVDAMREECAKLKAAEQVQAVSNKEKAEEKEAATKMRLALEEQMDQLRDAHQKQVATLRDEISEKQDMISELKDLNQKFTLAHQQMQADYERLKQEEADKSVKLQELYLMNERREQARKDLKGLEDTVSKELQTLHNLRKLFVQDLQARIKKSIIAEDNEDDGGSLAQRQKISFLENNLDQLTKVHKQLVRDNADLRCELPKLEKRLRATMERVKALETALRDAKEGAMRDRKRYQYEVDRIKEAVRQKNLARRGPSAQIAKPIRAGQHHVGGVNAIRTGNRGE; from the exons ATGGCTAGTGAAGCAGCACCTCAGCGAGAAATCGCTGCTGAGGATAGCATCAAAGTAGTATGTCGTTTTCGACCACTCAATGACTCAGAAGAAAAAGCTGGGTCAAAGTTTGTTGTCAAGTTTCCATCTGGTGGTGATGAAAACTGCATTTCTATTGGT gGAAAAGTGTATCTTTTTGACAAAGTATTTAAACCAAATGCAACACAAGATAAAGTTTACAATGAAGCGGCTAAATCCATTGTCACCGACGTTCTTGCCGGCTACAATGGAACCATATTTGCCTATGGACAGACTTCTTCGg GTAAAACCCATACAATGGAGGGAGTCATTGGAGATCCACACAAACAGGGAATCATCCCCCGAATCGTTAACGATATTTTCAATCACATTTACGGCATGGAGGAGAACTTGGAGTTTCACATTAAAGTATCGTATTTTGAAATCTACATGGATAAGATCCGAGACTTACTCGATG TTTCTAAGGTCAACCTGAGTGTTCACGAAGACAAAAACCGCGTGCCCTTCGTGAAGGGCGCGACGGAGCGCTTTGTATCCAGTCCCGAAGAGGTATTTGAAGTCATCGAAGAAGGCAAGTCAAATCGTCACATTGCGGTGACAAACATGAACGAGCACAGTTCGCGTTCGCATTCCGTCTTCCTCATAAACGTAAAGCAGGAGAACCTGGAAAACCAGAAGAAGCTATCGGGTAAGCTTTACCTGGTCGATTTGGCCGGTTCGGAGAAGGTCTCAAAGACCGGAGCCGAAGGCACAGTGCTCGACGAAGCCAAGAACATCAACAAATCACTGTCAGCCCTCGGCAACGTCATCTCGGCTCTTGCTGATGGAAACAAGACGCACATACCCTACAGAGACTCCAAGCTTACACGTATTCTGCAGGAGTCGTTGGGAGGTAATGCGAGAACGACCATCATCATCTGTTGCTCGCCGGCTAGCTTCAACGAGTCCGAGACCAAGTCTACCCTTGATTTCG GTAAGCGAGCCAAGACTATCAAGAATGTTGTCTGCGTGAACGAGGAGTTGACAGCCGAAGAATGGAAGCGAAGGTACGAGCGTGAGAAGGAAAAGGCTGCCAGATTACGCGGAAAAGTTGAGAAACTCGAATCGGAGTTATCGCGCTGGCGACAAGGCGAGACTGTCAAACCCGAAGAGCAGGTCAGCTTGCAGGATGGTCCGGACGTCACCACACCCGTTGCACCTGTTGTCGAAG CAAAATTGCTTGGAATTCCAGTCAAGCTGGACGACGGGCCAATACCTGCGACTCCAGGTGGCGGTCTGATGGCCGGATCGCTGTCTAACGAAGAGCGCCAGAAGTTGGAAGAAGAACGCGAGCGCCTATATCAGCAACTTGATGACAAAGACGAGGAGATCAATCAGCAATCTCAGTTTGTAGAGAAGCTGAAGGAACAGATGGAAGAGCAGGAAGAGCTGATCGCGAGTGCACGACGCGACTACGAACAACTTCAGCAAGAAATGAACAGGATTCAgcaggagaacgagagcgcCAAGGAAGAGGTCAAGGAAGTGTTGCAGGCTCTGGAGGAACTTGCCGTCAATTACGACCAAAAGTCGCAAGAG GTGGAGGTGAAGAACATGGAGCACGAGGCGCTTACGGAGGAGCTGCTAGCGAAACAAGCCGCCCTCAATTCCACGGCTTCGGAACTACAGCAGTTGCGTGACATGTCAGCACACCAGCGCAAGCGCATTGCTGAGATGCTAACGAATTTGCTGAAGGATTTGGGCGAGATTGGCGTAGCCATCGGCGGTGACGAAAATTTGAAAGTGCTGCCCGATAGCAACGGCAAGCTCGAGGAGGAGTTCACGGTGGCTAGGTTGTACATCAGTAAGATGAAGTCCGAAGTCAAGAACCTCGTACAGCGATGCCAGGGGCTGGAATCTTCTCAAAGCGATTGCAACAAGAag gtaTCGGAGTACGAGAAAGAGCTAGGCGAGTGTCGTTTGTTGATCTCTCAGCACGAGGCGCGTATGCAGACACTGCAAGAAGCGATGAAAGAGGCAGATGCCCGCAAACGTGCCTTAGAGGAGGACGTGGACGCCATGCGCGAGGAGTGTGCCAAGCTTAAGGCCGCCGAGCAGGTCCAAGCTGTTAGCAACAAGGAGAAGGCCGAAGAGAAGGAAGCTGCAACCAAGATGAGACTCGCTCTTGAGGAGCAGATGGATCAGTTGAGAGATGCGCATCAGAAACAG GTCGCAACGTTGCGAGACGAAATTTCCGAGAAGCAAGACATGATTAGCGAATTAAAGGATTTGAATCAGAAATTCACTCTGGCACATCAGCAAATGCAGGCTGATTACGAACGACTGAAGCAAGAAGAGGCCGATAAGTCTGTTAAACTACAGGAACTTTACCTAATGAACGAGAGACGTGAACAG GCGAGAAAGGATCTTAAGGGACTCGAGGACACCGTCTCCAAAGAACTGCAAACTCTGCACAACTTACGAAAACTGTTTGTGCAAGATCTTCAGGCTAGGATCAAGAAGTCAATCATTGCTGAGGACAATGAGGACGACGGTGGCTCGCTCGCACAGCGGCAAAAGATTTCGTTCTTGGAGAACAACCTTGATCAGTTGACAAAG gTGCACAAGCAACTGGTGCGAGACAACGCCGATTTGCGTTGTGAGCTACCTAAGCTGGAGAAGAGGCTTCGCGCAACAATGGAGCGAGTTAAAGCTTTAGAGACAGCGCTGCGTGATGCTAAGGAGGGTGCGATGCGCGACCGCAAGCGTTACCAGTATGAGGTCGATAGAATCAAGGAAGCCGTGCGACAGAAGAACTTGGCGCGCCGTGGGCCTAGCGCTCAAATTGCCAAGCCCATCAGGGCGGGACAACACCATGTGGGCGGTGTAAACGCTATCAGGACTGGGAACCGTGGTGAGTGA
- the LOC100123100 gene encoding kinesin heavy chain isoform X9 — MASEAAPQREIAAEDSIKVVCRFRPLNDSEEKAGSKFVVKFPSGGDENCISIGGKVYLFDKVFKPNATQDKVYNEAAKSIVTDVLAGYNGTIFAYGQTSSGKTHTMEGVIGDPHKQGIIPRIVNDIFNHIYGMEENLEFHIKVSYFEIYMDKIRDLLDVSKVNLSVHEDKNRVPFVKGATERFVSSPEEVFEVIEEGKSNRHIAVTNMNEHSSRSHSVFLINVKQENLENQKKLSGKLYLVDLAGSEKVSKTGAEGTVLDEAKNINKSLSALGNVISALADGNKTHIPYRDSKLTRILQESLGGNARTTIIICCSPASFNESETKSTLDFGKRAKTIKNVVCVNEELTAEEWKRRYEREKEKAARLRGKVEKLESELSRWRQGETVKPEEQVSLQDGPDVTTPVAPVVEVKLDDGPIPATPGGGLMAGSLSNEERQKLEEERERLYQQLDDKDEEINQQSQFVEKLKEQMEEQEELIASARRDYEQLQQEMNRIQQENESAKEEVKEVLQALEELAVNYDQKSQEVEVKNMEHEALTEELLAKQAALNSTASELQQLRDMSAHQRKRIAEMLTNLLKDLGEIGVAIGGDENLKVLPDSNGKLEEEFTVARLYISKMKSEVKNLVQRCQGLESSQSDCNKKVSEYEKELGECRLLISQHEARMQTLQEAMKEADARKRALEEDVDAMREECAKLKAAEQVQAVSNKEKAEEKEAATKMRLALEEQMDQLRDAHQKQVATLRDEISEKQDMISELKDLNQKFTLAHQQMQADYERLKQEEADKSVKLQELYLMNERREQARKDLKGLEDTVSKELQTLHNLRKLFVQDLQARIKKSIIAEDNEDDGGSLAQRQKISFLENNLDQLTKVHKQLVRDNADLRCELPKLEKRLRATMERVKALETALRDAKEGAMRDRKRYQYEVDRIKEAVRQKNLARRGPSAQIAKPIRAGQHHVGGVNAIRTGNRGE; from the exons ATGGCTAGTGAAGCAGCACCTCAGCGAGAAATCGCTGCTGAGGATAGCATCAAAGTAGTATGTCGTTTTCGACCACTCAATGACTCAGAAGAAAAAGCTGGGTCAAAGTTTGTTGTCAAGTTTCCATCTGGTGGTGATGAAAACTGCATTTCTATTGGT gGAAAAGTGTATCTTTTTGACAAAGTATTTAAACCAAATGCAACACAAGATAAAGTTTACAATGAAGCGGCTAAATCCATTGTCACCGACGTTCTTGCCGGCTACAATGGAACCATATTTGCCTATGGACAGACTTCTTCGg GTAAAACCCATACAATGGAGGGAGTCATTGGAGATCCACACAAACAGGGAATCATCCCCCGAATCGTTAACGATATTTTCAATCACATTTACGGCATGGAGGAGAACTTGGAGTTTCACATTAAAGTATCGTATTTTGAAATCTACATGGATAAGATCCGAGACTTACTCGATG TTTCTAAGGTCAACCTGAGTGTTCACGAAGACAAAAACCGCGTGCCCTTCGTGAAGGGCGCGACGGAGCGCTTTGTATCCAGTCCCGAAGAGGTATTTGAAGTCATCGAAGAAGGCAAGTCAAATCGTCACATTGCGGTGACAAACATGAACGAGCACAGTTCGCGTTCGCATTCCGTCTTCCTCATAAACGTAAAGCAGGAGAACCTGGAAAACCAGAAGAAGCTATCGGGTAAGCTTTACCTGGTCGATTTGGCCGGTTCGGAGAAGGTCTCAAAGACCGGAGCCGAAGGCACAGTGCTCGACGAAGCCAAGAACATCAACAAATCACTGTCAGCCCTCGGCAACGTCATCTCGGCTCTTGCTGATGGAAACAAGACGCACATACCCTACAGAGACTCCAAGCTTACACGTATTCTGCAGGAGTCGTTGGGAGGTAATGCGAGAACGACCATCATCATCTGTTGCTCGCCGGCTAGCTTCAACGAGTCCGAGACCAAGTCTACCCTTGATTTCG GTAAGCGAGCCAAGACTATCAAGAATGTTGTCTGCGTGAACGAGGAGTTGACAGCCGAAGAATGGAAGCGAAGGTACGAGCGTGAGAAGGAAAAGGCTGCCAGATTACGCGGAAAAGTTGAGAAACTCGAATCGGAGTTATCGCGCTGGCGACAAGGCGAGACTGTCAAACCCGAAGAGCAGGTCAGCTTGCAGGATGGTCCGGACGTCACCACACCCGTTGCACCTGTTGTCGAAG TCAAGCTGGACGACGGGCCAATACCTGCGACTCCAGGTGGCGGTCTGATGGCCGGATCGCTGTCTAACGAAGAGCGCCAGAAGTTGGAAGAAGAACGCGAGCGCCTATATCAGCAACTTGATGACAAAGACGAGGAGATCAATCAGCAATCTCAGTTTGTAGAGAAGCTGAAGGAACAGATGGAAGAGCAGGAAGAGCTGATCGCGAGTGCACGACGCGACTACGAACAACTTCAGCAAGAAATGAACAGGATTCAgcaggagaacgagagcgcCAAGGAAGAGGTCAAGGAAGTGTTGCAGGCTCTGGAGGAACTTGCCGTCAATTACGACCAAAAGTCGCAAGAG GTGGAGGTGAAGAACATGGAGCACGAGGCGCTTACGGAGGAGCTGCTAGCGAAACAAGCCGCCCTCAATTCCACGGCTTCGGAACTACAGCAGTTGCGTGACATGTCAGCACACCAGCGCAAGCGCATTGCTGAGATGCTAACGAATTTGCTGAAGGATTTGGGCGAGATTGGCGTAGCCATCGGCGGTGACGAAAATTTGAAAGTGCTGCCCGATAGCAACGGCAAGCTCGAGGAGGAGTTCACGGTGGCTAGGTTGTACATCAGTAAGATGAAGTCCGAAGTCAAGAACCTCGTACAGCGATGCCAGGGGCTGGAATCTTCTCAAAGCGATTGCAACAAGAag gtaTCGGAGTACGAGAAAGAGCTAGGCGAGTGTCGTTTGTTGATCTCTCAGCACGAGGCGCGTATGCAGACACTGCAAGAAGCGATGAAAGAGGCAGATGCCCGCAAACGTGCCTTAGAGGAGGACGTGGACGCCATGCGCGAGGAGTGTGCCAAGCTTAAGGCCGCCGAGCAGGTCCAAGCTGTTAGCAACAAGGAGAAGGCCGAAGAGAAGGAAGCTGCAACCAAGATGAGACTCGCTCTTGAGGAGCAGATGGATCAGTTGAGAGATGCGCATCAGAAACAG GTCGCAACGTTGCGAGACGAAATTTCCGAGAAGCAAGACATGATTAGCGAATTAAAGGATTTGAATCAGAAATTCACTCTGGCACATCAGCAAATGCAGGCTGATTACGAACGACTGAAGCAAGAAGAGGCCGATAAGTCTGTTAAACTACAGGAACTTTACCTAATGAACGAGAGACGTGAACAG GCGAGAAAGGATCTTAAGGGACTCGAGGACACCGTCTCCAAAGAACTGCAAACTCTGCACAACTTACGAAAACTGTTTGTGCAAGATCTTCAGGCTAGGATCAAGAAGTCAATCATTGCTGAGGACAATGAGGACGACGGTGGCTCGCTCGCACAGCGGCAAAAGATTTCGTTCTTGGAGAACAACCTTGATCAGTTGACAAAG gTGCACAAGCAACTGGTGCGAGACAACGCCGATTTGCGTTGTGAGCTACCTAAGCTGGAGAAGAGGCTTCGCGCAACAATGGAGCGAGTTAAAGCTTTAGAGACAGCGCTGCGTGATGCTAAGGAGGGTGCGATGCGCGACCGCAAGCGTTACCAGTATGAGGTCGATAGAATCAAGGAAGCCGTGCGACAGAAGAACTTGGCGCGCCGTGGGCCTAGCGCTCAAATTGCCAAGCCCATCAGGGCGGGACAACACCATGTGGGCGGTGTAAACGCTATCAGGACTGGGAACCGTGGTGAGTGA
- the LOC100123100 gene encoding kinesin heavy chain isoform X6: MASEAAPQREIAAEDSIKVVCRFRPLNDSEEKAGSKFVVKFPSGGDENCISIGGKVYLFDKVFKPNATQDKVYNEAAKSIVTDVLAGYNGTIFAYGQTSSGKTHTMEGVIGDPHKQGIIPRIVNDIFNHIYGMEENLEFHIKVSYFEIYMDKIRDLLDVSKVNLSVHEDKNRVPFVKGATERFVSSPEEVFEVIEEGKSNRHIAVTNMNEHSSRSHSVFLINVKQENLENQKKLSGKLYLVDLAGSEKVSKTGAEGTVLDEAKNINKSLSALGNVISALADGNKTHIPYRDSKLTRILQESLGGNARTTIIICCSPASFNESETKSTLDFGKRAKTIKNVVCVNEELTAEEWKRRYEREKEKAARLRGKVEKLESELSRWRQGETVKPEEQVSLQDGPDVTTPVAPVVEEAKLLGIPVKLDDGPIPATPGGGLMAGSLSNEERQKLEEERERLYQQLDDKDEEINQQSQFVEKLKEQMEEQEELIASARRDYEQLQQEMNRIQQENESAKEEVKEVLQALEELAVNYDQKSQEVEVKNMEHEALTEELLAKQAALNSTASELQQLRDMSAHQRKRIAEMLTNLLKDLGEIGVAIGGDENLKVLPDSNGKLEEEFTVARLYISKMKSEVKNLVQRCQGLESSQSDCNKKVSEYEKELGECRLLISQHEARMQTLQEAMKEADARKRALEEDVDAMREECAKLKAAEQVQAVSNKEKAEEKEAATKMRLALEEQMDQLRDAHQKQVATLRDEISEKQDMISELKDLNQKFTLAHQQMQADYERLKQEEADKSVKLQELYLMNERREQARKDLKGLEDTVSKELQTLHNLRKLFVQDLQARIKKSIIAEDNEDDGGSLAQRQKISFLENNLDQLTKVHKQLVRDNADLRCELPKLEKRLRATMERVKALETALRDAKEGAMRDRKRYQYEVDRIKEAVRQKNLARRGPSAQIAKPIRAGQHHVGGVNAIRTGNRGE; the protein is encoded by the exons ATGGCTAGTGAAGCAGCACCTCAGCGAGAAATCGCTGCTGAGGATAGCATCAAAGTAGTATGTCGTTTTCGACCACTCAATGACTCAGAAGAAAAAGCTGGGTCAAAGTTTGTTGTCAAGTTTCCATCTGGTGGTGATGAAAACTGCATTTCTATTGGT gGAAAAGTGTATCTTTTTGACAAAGTATTTAAACCAAATGCAACACAAGATAAAGTTTACAATGAAGCGGCTAAATCCATTGTCACCGACGTTCTTGCCGGCTACAATGGAACCATATTTGCCTATGGACAGACTTCTTCGg GTAAAACCCATACAATGGAGGGAGTCATTGGAGATCCACACAAACAGGGAATCATCCCCCGAATCGTTAACGATATTTTCAATCACATTTACGGCATGGAGGAGAACTTGGAGTTTCACATTAAAGTATCGTATTTTGAAATCTACATGGATAAGATCCGAGACTTACTCGATG TTTCTAAGGTCAACCTGAGTGTTCACGAAGACAAAAACCGCGTGCCCTTCGTGAAGGGCGCGACGGAGCGCTTTGTATCCAGTCCCGAAGAGGTATTTGAAGTCATCGAAGAAGGCAAGTCAAATCGTCACATTGCGGTGACAAACATGAACGAGCACAGTTCGCGTTCGCATTCCGTCTTCCTCATAAACGTAAAGCAGGAGAACCTGGAAAACCAGAAGAAGCTATCGGGTAAGCTTTACCTGGTCGATTTGGCCGGTTCGGAGAAGGTCTCAAAGACCGGAGCCGAAGGCACAGTGCTCGACGAAGCCAAGAACATCAACAAATCACTGTCAGCCCTCGGCAACGTCATCTCGGCTCTTGCTGATGGAAACAAGACGCACATACCCTACAGAGACTCCAAGCTTACACGTATTCTGCAGGAGTCGTTGGGAGGTAATGCGAGAACGACCATCATCATCTGTTGCTCGCCGGCTAGCTTCAACGAGTCCGAGACCAAGTCTACCCTTGATTTCG GTAAGCGAGCCAAGACTATCAAGAATGTTGTCTGCGTGAACGAGGAGTTGACAGCCGAAGAATGGAAGCGAAGGTACGAGCGTGAGAAGGAAAAGGCTGCCAGATTACGCGGAAAAGTTGAGAAACTCGAATCGGAGTTATCGCGCTGGCGACAAGGCGAGACTGTCAAACCCGAAGAGCAGGTCAGCTTGCAGGATGGTCCGGACGTCACCACACCCGTTGCACCTGTTGTCGAAG AAGCAAAATTGCTTGGAATTCCAGTCAAGCTGGACGACGGGCCAATACCTGCGACTCCAGGTGGCGGTCTGATGGCCGGATCGCTGTCTAACGAAGAGCGCCAGAAGTTGGAAGAAGAACGCGAGCGCCTATATCAGCAACTTGATGACAAAGACGAGGAGATCAATCAGCAATCTCAGTTTGTAGAGAAGCTGAAGGAACAGATGGAAGAGCAGGAAGAGCTGATCGCGAGTGCACGACGCGACTACGAACAACTTCAGCAAGAAATGAACAGGATTCAgcaggagaacgagagcgcCAAGGAAGAGGTCAAGGAAGTGTTGCAGGCTCTGGAGGAACTTGCCGTCAATTACGACCAAAAGTCGCAAGAG GTGGAGGTGAAGAACATGGAGCACGAGGCGCTTACGGAGGAGCTGCTAGCGAAACAAGCCGCCCTCAATTCCACGGCTTCGGAACTACAGCAGTTGCGTGACATGTCAGCACACCAGCGCAAGCGCATTGCTGAGATGCTAACGAATTTGCTGAAGGATTTGGGCGAGATTGGCGTAGCCATCGGCGGTGACGAAAATTTGAAAGTGCTGCCCGATAGCAACGGCAAGCTCGAGGAGGAGTTCACGGTGGCTAGGTTGTACATCAGTAAGATGAAGTCCGAAGTCAAGAACCTCGTACAGCGATGCCAGGGGCTGGAATCTTCTCAAAGCGATTGCAACAAGAag gtaTCGGAGTACGAGAAAGAGCTAGGCGAGTGTCGTTTGTTGATCTCTCAGCACGAGGCGCGTATGCAGACACTGCAAGAAGCGATGAAAGAGGCAGATGCCCGCAAACGTGCCTTAGAGGAGGACGTGGACGCCATGCGCGAGGAGTGTGCCAAGCTTAAGGCCGCCGAGCAGGTCCAAGCTGTTAGCAACAAGGAGAAGGCCGAAGAGAAGGAAGCTGCAACCAAGATGAGACTCGCTCTTGAGGAGCAGATGGATCAGTTGAGAGATGCGCATCAGAAACAG GTCGCAACGTTGCGAGACGAAATTTCCGAGAAGCAAGACATGATTAGCGAATTAAAGGATTTGAATCAGAAATTCACTCTGGCACATCAGCAAATGCAGGCTGATTACGAACGACTGAAGCAAGAAGAGGCCGATAAGTCTGTTAAACTACAGGAACTTTACCTAATGAACGAGAGACGTGAACAG GCGAGAAAGGATCTTAAGGGACTCGAGGACACCGTCTCCAAAGAACTGCAAACTCTGCACAACTTACGAAAACTGTTTGTGCAAGATCTTCAGGCTAGGATCAAGAAGTCAATCATTGCTGAGGACAATGAGGACGACGGTGGCTCGCTCGCACAGCGGCAAAAGATTTCGTTCTTGGAGAACAACCTTGATCAGTTGACAAAG gTGCACAAGCAACTGGTGCGAGACAACGCCGATTTGCGTTGTGAGCTACCTAAGCTGGAGAAGAGGCTTCGCGCAACAATGGAGCGAGTTAAAGCTTTAGAGACAGCGCTGCGTGATGCTAAGGAGGGTGCGATGCGCGACCGCAAGCGTTACCAGTATGAGGTCGATAGAATCAAGGAAGCCGTGCGACAGAAGAACTTGGCGCGCCGTGGGCCTAGCGCTCAAATTGCCAAGCCCATCAGGGCGGGACAACACCATGTGGGCGGTGTAAACGCTATCAGGACTGGGAACCGTGGTGAGTGA